Within Candidatus Taylorbacteria bacterium, the genomic segment CCCTCCGCCAAACAGAGCTCTTCTATTTTGAGGGTTAGTGTCAAATATCTCAAATACGATTCCCGTGTAGTAATCGAAACCCCTCATGAGCGCCGGTGAAAAAACTAAATTTTTTATGCCTTTTTTTTCGAGCTTGAGCAAAACCTCTTTAATTTCTCCAATCCCGCTTTTTTCTTCCTCATTTGACTTCAGGGCAGAAATTACGACATCGAGGTCTTTCGAGTTCAGAACATGCAAAAATGATTCTGTTTTTTCTTCGAGAAGATGTTCGGCCTGTCTCTCAAATTCACCCGCTTCCATTTTATCTTTTCTATCGATAAGCCTCGATACTTTGCTCGCGCCTTCCTGGTCAAGTTCAAAAACATTTTTGAGAATATAGTTCATCACCTTTCGGCTATTGACCCTGATTTCAAAATCTTCATCTTTGGCTCCGTATGATTTCATGAGAGCACTCGCAAGGGAAATCACCTCGAGCTCCGACTTCATGTCGGCGATTCCAAACATATCAACGTTGAGTTGCCAGTGTTCCCTAAGCCGTCCTCGCTGGGGTTTTTCATACCGAAATACATTCGGGATTGAATACCAGCGCAATGGGAATGTGAGCTCACGGCGTTTTCCTGCGACCATTCGCGCAACGGTCGGCGTCATCTCCGGACGTAAAGTGACATCTCTCCCGCCTCGGTCCGTAAAAGAGTATGTCTGCTCCTGCACGATTTCGTCGCTTGTTTTCGCCTTATAAAGCTCGGTAGGTTCGAGAATTGAAGCCCCGTATTCCTCGTATCCATAGCTTTCTACTACCCGTCGCCAGACACTAAAAATATAGTTCTGAATGAACATTTCGGGAGGATAGAAATCCCTTACTCCCTTGTAGCTCTCGGTATCGAGCTTTGCCTTTTTTTGTATCATGTATATATAATAACGAAGCTATGAGCACTATACAAGCAGGAGTCTTAAATTTATACAAACGCCACGGGGAAACGCCCCGTGAGACGATAGAGCGTTTCAAAAGCCGGCATCCCGAATACGCGGATACAAAAATGACATATGCGGGCCGACTAGACCCGATGGCGGAGGGAGTACTGCTTGTCGTTTGCGGAAAAGAAATTGAAAATAAGGAAAAATATCTTGACTTGGATAAAGAATACATCTTTGAAGCTGTTTTCGGAATCCAGACTGACACCTATGATATTTTAGGCGTTCCAAGTTGGAAATTGGCAATCGACGATTGGGAACTAAAGTCAAAAAATTTTCATGGTGAAAAGTTAATCATAAATGAAATTGACAAAATGAAGGGAAAACGCATGCAATTATATCCCCCATATTCATCTAAAACAGTCCTAGGCAGAAAGTTATTCAATTGGGCGAAAGAGGGAAAACTAAATGAAATTGATATCCCTGAAATTGAAATAGAAATATATAATCTGGAATTGACAGGCCTTCGAAGCATACATAAAAAAGAATTTGAAGAATTTGTGAACGAATCGATTTCTAAAGTGAAGGGAGATTTCAGGCAGGATGAAATTGCAGAAAGTTGGAAAACTTTTTTTGAAAATTGCAAGCGAAGCGAATTTGTAGTCTTCACATTTCGAACAGTGTGTTCCCGAGGCACCTATGTGCGCTCCATAGTTCATGAGTTGGGTATTAAGCTTCAAATTGGCGCTGTAACCCTTCATATCAAGCGAACCAGAGTGGGAAATCACGTAATCCACAGCTCCTTGACGTAGCGCACTATTCTGATATAGAAAAAGAATGTATAATAGTTAACATATTTATTCGACTCAAGCTTTTTAATAACAAAATTGTGGTATACTAAGAGCCCAACAGCGTTTTTTCATTTTAATAATTTATAGAATTTCTATGTATGATTCAAAATTTCCAATCTCGCGTTTCGAGAGAGAGAGAGAGAGAGAGAGTAATCTCCTCTCAAGAATTTAAGATAAAACTGGGAGGACTAGTAGTCGTCGCTTTGTTTGTTATTATTTCTCTCCCCTCATTTGTCTTCGCCTCTCCGCTCTATACTCCCGGTCAAACCCTAAACCCCAGTTGTCTTCCTACAAACCCCGACTGCACCGTTTCTCCCTCGGCATACACAGGTATGCCTAGTTTTGGCATCGGAACAACTACGCCTTCCCAACAACTAAGTGTCGTTGGTCAACAGAGCATCAGAAGGAATTCTAGTACAGATAATTCAATAATAATATCAGATTCAAACGTGCAAAGTTTTAACAATGCAACTACGATTACCATAGGTAACAATCTTACTTTTACAGGTTCAGGTATATACGCCCCAGACGCATCTGTTCTTATAGGAAATGGTATTGAAAGTGTCTCCAAAGCAGGTAACTCATATTGGAATGTTGTCGTCGGAGATCATGTATTGCTGACTGCCAACGAGCCAAAAAATGTCGTAATTGGAGCATTGGCTCAAGCAAGCGCCGGCGATGGTACTGCAATTGGGTTCAACTCACGTGTCGGGAGTTTTTCTATGGCTCTAGGTAGTACAGCGCAGGCTCTAGGAAATTTTTCTGCAGCTATCGGCCCTTTTGCATCAGTTACTGGCGACAATATTTTTGGATACGGTGTTGCCGCGACCAGACATTGGTTTGCAGGAACTGTGGGAATTGGAACTACCACTCCCTCCTCCAAACTCTCCATCACCCAAAGCGCCAACACTTCGGCAGGTGGTTTATGGCTCTCGACCTCAAACAACACAGATTATCGAAGCATGTTTATGGATACTTCAGGAGTTCTGTCATTTACCGGTGGAGATACAGCGGGAGTTTTGAATACCGCAACGCTAAATGCCGCCGGAGCTTGGACCAACGCTTCGGACATCGCTTACAAGGAAAACATTGTTGACCTCTCCACCAGATACGGACTTGATACAGTCCTCCAAACCCAACCTCGTTTTTACACGATGAAGGGTGATACCCATATCCCTCAAGTCGGATTTATCGCCCAAGAACTCGAGCTTGTAATTCCCGAAGTTGTAGACGGAGAGGACGGCTCCAAAGGCATCTCTTACGGCAACCTTGTTGCGGTGGCATTTCAGGCGATAAAGGAACTTGCGGGCAAGTTGAATGATCTCATGGTAAACACAATTAAGGCAGTAACAGGCACGTTTACAACCGTCCAAACGGACAATCTTTGTGCAGACGACATCTGTATCAACAAAGACCAGTTGAAGGCACTCCTTATTCGAGCCGGCGGAACAATCACCGCTCAACCTGATCCATTACCTCCCGCTCCTTCCATTGACCCAACCACCACCACAACACCAAGCACTCCTTCTACCCCTGATCCAATCGCGACCTCAACCCAACCAATTACAGACGACCCTATTCCGGACGATACGGCTTCATCTACACCTCCTCAATCATTGGAGGAAACTGTGATAACGGATCCAATCCCTCCTGTAACTGTGGCAGAACCGACAGTGCAGGGAATAACGGTATTAGGCTTTTGATTGCGATGAACGGACGTCAAGGGTAGCAGTCGCTTTTGACCGAACTAGTGACACAAAGGTTGAACCTTTGGGATTACTATTTATCCACCACCCAAGCCCTTGCGGTTACAAAATTATGGTATACTAGTACACAATAGCTTTCATTTATCTTTCAATTTACTTGAATTTTTTATGTATGACTCAAAAATGCCGATCTTGAGTTCCGAAAGAGGAGGAGTAAGCACATCTTGCGAATTTAAAATAAAACTGGGAGGACTAGTAGTCATCGCTTTGTTTGTTATTATTTCTCTCCCCTCATTTGTCCTTGCTTCTCCGCTCTATACTCCCGGTCAAACGCTGAACCCCAGTTGTCTTCCTACAAACCCCGACTGCACCGTTTCTCCCTCGGCATACACAGGTATGCCTAGTTTTGGTATCGGAACAACTACGCCTTCCCAACAACTAAGTGTCGTCGGCCAACAGAGTCTTCAAACTTCGAGCGTTGATAGTTCAATAGTAATATCTAATCACCCTTATCTCATATCCAATGGTGGTGATAATTTAGATCTCATCATCGGCAATAATCTTGTTTTTACAGCAGGAGCAGGTGAAGGATCATCAGTGCTATTAGGGAATAATATAGAAACTGGAGGGATTCCAGGGGCTGCCAACTCGTATTTCAATATATTGATTGGTTATGGTGTAAAATCTCTAGCTAACGAGCCTAAAAATATTGTTATCGGGGCGACTGCCCAAGCAAGCTCTAGTGATAGTGTCGCAGTTGGGTACGCATCAAGAGTCGGAAGACGGTCTATTGCTATAGGTTCTCAAGCGTCGGCCCCGGGGGATGATTCTGCCGCTTTCGGCAGTTTTTTAACAGTTTCTGGCAACAATATTTTTGGATATGGTAAAACCACGACCAGAAATTGGTTTGCTGGAACTGTAGGAATTGGAACTACCACTCCCTCCTCCAAACTCTCCATCACCCAAAGCGCCAACACTTCGGCAGGTGGTTTATGGCTCTCGACCTCAAACAACACAGATTATCGAAGCATGTTTATGGATACTTCAGGAGTTCTGTCATTTACCGGTGGAGATACAGCGGGAGTTTTGAATACCGCAACGCTAAATGCCGCCGGAGCTTGGACCAACGCTTCGGACATCGCTTACAAGGAAAACATTGTTGACCTCTCCACCAGATACGGACTTGATACAGTCCTCCAAACCCAACCTCGTTTTTACACGATGAAGGGTGATACCCATATCCCACAGGTTGGATTTATTGCCCAAGAACTCGAGCTTGTAATTCCCGAAGTTGTAGACGGTGAGGACGGCTCCAAAGGCATCTCCTACGGCAACCTTGTTGCGGTGGCATTTCAGGCGATTAAAGATTTGGTTCATAACATCGCGACTGAATTATTTACGAAGAAACTTCACATAACTGAACAAATCTGCATTGATGATGAATGCTACTCAAAGGAAGCGTTGAGACAACTGTTACGCGATTCTGGGGCAAAACCGATAGTGCCACTTTCTCCTCCACCTGATTCCGTGTCCACTCTCGTGTCTTCATCAGACCCGATTTCTACCACAACTTCCAGCACCCCTCCTGCTCCCGACTCAATCGCAACGACCACTGACTCGATACCAAATGACACGAGTTCCCTAGCTCCTATAATTCTTCCAGAACCGCCGAGAGTGTCGCCAACGGAGCTCTTTGTGCAACCGGAAAATTTGGATACTGCCACTCCCACTAATTCTGTTGAGCTGACTTCCCCCGAAACAGCTACTCAATAATTATGGTGTCTCGTAATCAAATACAAATTCTTTTTGTTTGCAGTTTCTTTTTCGCATTGTCTGTATGGTTTCCGTCAATTTCTTTTGCCTCGGCCACCGATGGCACTATAGTAAATCAATACGCCTGGGGCGAGTATACTGGCTGGGTCAATTTTGCTCCCGCAGAAGGAAATATCCATATTACCGATACTGCTGTTACAGGTTACGCCTGGGATGCCAATTATGGCTGGATCAATCTTGCTCCCGACCAATCAGGAGTGCTAAACGACGGCAATGGCACTCTCTCCGGCTTTGCTTGGAGCCAAGGAGGCGGATATATTGATTTCTCCGGCGTTACAGTGAATTCCTCGGGAACATTTACCGGCATAGCCACGGGAGCCGTTTATGGTCGCATCAATTTCGATTGTGACAATTGCTCTGTCACGACCGACTGGAGGCCAGCTAGTTCAAGGCAGGTCGTCACTGCCTCTACTGGAAGAAGGACAGGAGGGGGAGGCAGATCCGTATTTACTTCACCTCAAACTAATCCGATTGAACTCGACTCTCTAGATTCCTTGAGCCCCAATGCTTTGTCTGAATCCATAAATACTTTCATTAACAATGCGCAAGGAATACAGTTACAAACCAATCCTCCAGCAGGAGATAGTCAACAAGCTAGTCAACAAGCTAGTCCACAAGATGGACAGTCGGACGCTTCGTTATCGCAAACCGATTCAGCTTCATCAAGTA encodes:
- the hisS gene encoding histidine--tRNA ligase, which translates into the protein MIQKKAKLDTESYKGVRDFYPPEMFIQNYIFSVWRRVVESYGYEEYGASILEPTELYKAKTSDEIVQEQTYSFTDRGGRDVTLRPEMTPTVARMVAGKRRELTFPLRWYSIPNVFRYEKPQRGRLREHWQLNVDMFGIADMKSELEVISLASALMKSYGAKDEDFEIRVNSRKVMNYILKNVFELDQEGASKVSRLIDRKDKMEAGEFERQAEHLLEEKTESFLHVLNSKDLDVVISALKSNEEEKSGIGEIKEVLLKLEKKGIKNLVFSPALMRGFDYYTGIVFEIFDTNPQNRRALFGGGRYDNLLSLFGEENIPAFGFAMGDVTIRDFLETRNLLPSFSSKTQVAVALIGDENFEKAQEFTESLRKDGVNVLLDSSDKKVGDKIKFADKLKIPYVIVYGEEESKSGQYKVKNLKTGEEVVVELDKIKSVLKA
- a CDS encoding tail fiber domain-containing protein: MIQNFQSRVSRERERERVISSQEFKIKLGGLVVVALFVIISLPSFVFASPLYTPGQTLNPSCLPTNPDCTVSPSAYTGMPSFGIGTTTPSQQLSVVGQQSIRRNSSTDNSIIISDSNVQSFNNATTITIGNNLTFTGSGIYAPDASVLIGNGIESVSKAGNSYWNVVVGDHVLLTANEPKNVVIGALAQASAGDGTAIGFNSRVGSFSMALGSTAQALGNFSAAIGPFASVTGDNIFGYGVAATRHWFAGTVGIGTTTPSSKLSITQSANTSAGGLWLSTSNNTDYRSMFMDTSGVLSFTGGDTAGVLNTATLNAAGAWTNASDIAYKENIVDLSTRYGLDTVLQTQPRFYTMKGDTHIPQVGFIAQELELVIPEVVDGEDGSKGISYGNLVAVAFQAIKELAGKLNDLMVNTIKAVTGTFTTVQTDNLCADDICINKDQLKALLIRAGGTITAQPDPLPPAPSIDPTTTTTPSTPSTPDPIATSTQPITDDPIPDDTASSTPPQSLEETVITDPIPPVTVAEPTVQGITVLGF
- a CDS encoding tail fiber domain-containing protein, which produces MSSERGGVSTSCEFKIKLGGLVVIALFVIISLPSFVLASPLYTPGQTLNPSCLPTNPDCTVSPSAYTGMPSFGIGTTTPSQQLSVVGQQSLQTSSVDSSIVISNHPYLISNGGDNLDLIIGNNLVFTAGAGEGSSVLLGNNIETGGIPGAANSYFNILIGYGVKSLANEPKNIVIGATAQASSSDSVAVGYASRVGRRSIAIGSQASAPGDDSAAFGSFLTVSGNNIFGYGKTTTRNWFAGTVGIGTTTPSSKLSITQSANTSAGGLWLSTSNNTDYRSMFMDTSGVLSFTGGDTAGVLNTATLNAAGAWTNASDIAYKENIVDLSTRYGLDTVLQTQPRFYTMKGDTHIPQVGFIAQELELVIPEVVDGEDGSKGISYGNLVAVAFQAIKDLVHNIATELFTKKLHITEQICIDDECYSKEALRQLLRDSGAKPIVPLSPPPDSVSTLVSSSDPISTTTSSTPPAPDSIATTTDSIPNDTSSLAPIILPEPPRVSPTELFVQPENLDTATPTNSVELTSPETATQ